TTGCAAAGCATCTTCAAATGATCGACCACTTGTCCCGTCTGAGTCAAGGCAAGCGCGCTTTGCCGCGTTCCTACTACGAGTTTGCGCATGCCGACACCTCCTTAAGCCATTGTGCTATGTATTCAAATCTGTCTAAATCCGGCTGTTCGCCAACCAACTCGACAAGACGGCCGCGAATTTCTTCCAGCTTCCCTGCGCGGATAACCGGCAGCAGCTCCCAATCGAGCATCGCCCGGGACAGCTTCTGGCGTGTTTTTGTATCCGCAAGCTTATCCTGCACCAGCTCTCGCAGCTCCTCGAGCAGGTCGATGTAAGCCGCATATTCTTCGCCGTATTCCTGCTCGAGCCGCTGCCGGATGCGGGCCGAAACGCCCGGGCTCGCACCCGACGTGGAGACGGCGATCGTCAGCTTTCCTCTGCGAAGCGAGGACGGCACGATAAAGCTGCTTTTTTCCGGCTGGTCCGCCACGTTCACCCACCTGCCGAGCGAAACGGCATCCTCCGCCACCCGGCGGTTGACCGCCGCCTGGTCCGTTGCCGCCAGCACAAGCATCGCCTGCTCCACGAGCCTGCGGTGCTGCGCCGCGTACGGCTCCCGGATGAACTCGATGCGCCCTTCCGCCGCCCACATTTCCAGCTGAGGGGTACCGGAGGGACTGATGACGGACACCCTCGCCTCCGCTTCGAGCAGCGAGCCGATCTTCCGCTCGGCGACAGCTCCGCCGCCGACAACGACGCATAATTTGCCCCGTACATCGGCCATCATGGAGTAATACGGTCCCGCCATCCTGTTCAGCTCCATTGATGAAATTCGGAAAAGTTGGAAACGATAAAATTAAGCACGACAATGGCAAAAGCCGCCAAATTCCATCTAGCTAATTTATTCCCCGGTGTGCGCATCCCCAGACGTTGAAACAAATAAAAAATATATGCGGCGAGCACAAACCACGAGTTCACGACCTTAGGGTCATAAAGCAGTCTCATGTCGCCCTCGAGCACGATCCATACCACTCCCAAAGCAAGCGCGAGCAGCAGGAGCGGCGCACCTACGATAACGGAAAAATACGCGTAACGGTCCGTATTTTCGAGGCTGGGTAAGCGGCGCACAACCTGGGTGAACTGCTTCTCCTTAAGCTTTCGGTGTAAAAACAGATGCATCCCGGAAAATACCGCCGCGATCGCAAATGCCGCATAGCTGGCGATCGCCATCGTAATGTGGATAAACAGCAGCTCGTCGTTGATTTTCCACGACCCCAAGGTCGGAGACACGTTCGGATTGCTGAAAAAGTTAAGCGCCAGCACGGAAAACCCGATCACGTTTATCAAAAAGACGAACAATTCGATGCGGAAAAACCGGTTGACGACAAGCGATACGGTGACCAGAAACCAGGACAGCAAAAACAGCGATTCGAACACCGAAAAAGCGCTCAGACCCGGATGAGAAACCAGACTCATGATCAAGTACACCGTCTGCAATCCCCAAACAAAAGAAAGCAACCCTGTCCCCATCCGTTTCGCTTCCCGGTTCGTATGCGCGAAATCCGAAAAGTAAAACAGCAGGCTCAGGGCATATATATAAATAATGGCATCGTACATCCAGCTCTTTGTGATCATGGCACCACTCCTGAAGGCTTAATTTCTCGCCCAGGCATCGGCCGCCCGTACGGATACTTGGCCATGCATTTCCTCTTTGCGGAAGGACGCGGCTTCGGCGGCCGCCAGCTTCTTGGCCAATTGCTCCCGCCTCGCTTGCTCGGCTTGCTTCTCCTCGAGCACTTCCTCCAGCGCGAAAATTTTCGTAAACATCTCCAGCGCTTCGTCCCCATGACGTTCCGCCGCCATTTCCTTAATCCGCACGATCGGATCGCGCAGCATCTGGTTGACGATGCTTTTCGTCAGTTTGCGGATGACTTTGATCTCCCGCTCGTTCAGCTCGGGCAGCTTGTTGAGCAAGCTTTCCATCGTCTGCTCGTGCACCAGGTTCGCTTTTTCCTGCAAAGCCTGGATGACGGGACTTACGCCGAGCGTTTTTTTCCACTGCTCGAAAGCGGCTATTTCATCTTGAATCATCGCTTCGATCTTCTCCGCTTCCTTGCGGCGTTCCAGCAAGTTGTTGTTTACAATCGACTGCAGGTCGTCAATATCGTATAAAAATACGTTCGGCAGCTCTCCCAGTCCCGGGTCCAAATCCCGCGGCACCGCAATATCGATCATAAACAGCGGCCGCGATTTGCGTTTCTGCAAAATCGGTGCCAGCTGCCCGCGGGTGAGCACAAGATCCGCCGCTCCCGTCGAGCTGATGACGATATCCGCTTCCTCCAAAAATGCCGGCAGCTGCTCCATCGAGCCGGCTGCGCCGTTAAACTTCCCGGCCAGCTCCTGCGCTCTCTGCAGCGTCCTGTTCGCTACGATGACTTTGGCCGCTCCATTGCCGTATAGATGCTTGACGGTCAGCTCGCTCATTTTGCCCGCGCCGATAATGAGCACCGTCTTGCCTTCATAGCTGCCGAAAATCCTCTTCCCGAGCTCTACGGCCGCGTAGCTGACCGATACCGGGTTTTCTCCGATCGACGTTTCGGAATGGGCCCGCTTCGCCATGGTCACCGCCTGCTTGAACAGCGTGTTGAACATGATCCCGGTCGTCCCCTGCTCCTGTGCAAGCAAAAACGCATCCTTGACCTGGCCCAAAATTTGCGTCTCCCCGATGACCATCGAATCGAGTCCGCTCGTCACGCGCAGCAAATGCTCGATCGCCGCATCGTTTTCGTAAATGTACAAATGATTGCTGAACTTGTCCCGCGG
The window above is part of the Paenibacillus hamazuiensis genome. Proteins encoded here:
- the ccsA gene encoding cytochrome c biogenesis protein CcsA encodes the protein MITKSWMYDAIIYIYALSLLFYFSDFAHTNREAKRMGTGLLSFVWGLQTVYLIMSLVSHPGLSAFSVFESLFLLSWFLVTVSLVVNRFFRIELFVFLINVIGFSVLALNFFSNPNVSPTLGSWKINDELLFIHITMAIASYAAFAIAAVFSGMHLFLHRKLKEKQFTQVVRRLPSLENTDRYAYFSVIVGAPLLLLALALGVVWIVLEGDMRLLYDPKVVNSWFVLAAYIFYLFQRLGMRTPGNKLARWNLAAFAIVVLNFIVSNFSEFHQWS
- a CDS encoding precorrin-2 dehydrogenase/sirohydrochlorin ferrochelatase family protein, translating into MAGPYYSMMADVRGKLCVVVGGGAVAERKIGSLLEAEARVSVISPSGTPQLEMWAAEGRIEFIREPYAAQHRRLVEQAMLVLAATDQAAVNRRVAEDAVSLGRWVNVADQPEKSSFIVPSSLRRGKLTIAVSTSGASPGVSARIRQRLEQEYGEEYAAYIDLLEELRELVQDKLADTKTRQKLSRAMLDWELLPVIRAGKLEEIRGRLVELVGEQPDLDRFEYIAQWLKEVSACANS
- the hemA gene encoding glutamyl-tRNA reductase; this translates as MHIVVVGLNYRTAPVEIREKFAFAPSDLPQALRELKQTNSIMECVIVGTCNRTELYCVVDREHVCGHYIRGFMEKWFRLPRDKFSNHLYIYENDAAIEHLLRVTSGLDSMVIGETQILGQVKDAFLLAQEQGTTGIMFNTLFKQAVTMAKRAHSETSIGENPVSVSYAAVELGKRIFGSYEGKTVLIIGAGKMSELTVKHLYGNGAAKVIVANRTLQRAQELAGKFNGAAGSMEQLPAFLEEADIVISSTGAADLVLTRGQLAPILQKRKSRPLFMIDIAVPRDLDPGLGELPNVFLYDIDDLQSIVNNNLLERRKEAEKIEAMIQDEIAAFEQWKKTLGVSPVIQALQEKANLVHEQTMESLLNKLPELNEREIKVIRKLTKSIVNQMLRDPIVRIKEMAAERHGDEALEMFTKIFALEEVLEEKQAEQARREQLAKKLAAAEAASFRKEEMHGQVSVRAADAWARN